The Raphanus sativus cultivar WK10039 chromosome 2, ASM80110v3, whole genome shotgun sequence DNA segment TAGCGGTTTTGTCAACAAGTAGCTCCAAGCGTTCACCTCTATCTAGAACTTTGTCAATGTTCTCTATCATGACATCACGCACCTAAAAACCCACCCCGAGAGATTAAAACATTGTATGTCAGCGTAAAAAGCTTTTTAAGTAAGTTTACATTCTCAGAAACAAACAGAGAGAGAAACTCAGGACCTGACTCATTTCACCCTTAATCCGATTAATCCTATCGGCGTTAGGATCATTAGAGTAATACTCAATCTGCTGACTGAGAACTCTAGAGAACTCGTCGTTCATGGCGTAAGCTTGTGCTGTATGAACTGCCCTCCCGTACGTCCTCACGAACCTCTGGTGAATATCCTCCAGAAACGCAAACGGAATCCTCCCTGAGATATTATTATTAccatacacaaaaaaaaacaaaacaaaacttgaGTACATAGAATATTCGAATCAgacatataaataaaagattacAACTTTGAATCTCAGTTTCACGAAAGATCAAAACTTTAGCCATAGAAGGAGGAGAAACGTACTGCCGGCGGTTTCCTCGGCCATACAGAGGACGGTGAGGCCATCGGTGCGTTTAACGTGGAAGACGTAGCGATCCTGAGAGTAGGAGACGTTGCTGTCGTTGTTGTTCCCGGGGACCTTCTCCAGGATCTGCTTGGCGATCGTGCTCGCGTTCGTAGACGTAGCGCTGAACTCCGCCAGCACCACCGTCCCACGCGCCACCAGTGCGTACAGAATCGCCATGACGGAATCAGCAAAGAGAGGGAAGATCAACGAAGAAGGTTTCCCGCGGAAACCAGACGAATCGCCAGATCAAATCAGAGAGAAGGAGAACCAATCAGCCTCTCGCCTCTCTGCTCTGCATATGATTGAATCTCTCtgcctctctcctctctcctctctcctctctctcctcttgGAGTTTAGCTGGAGCTGGATAGATCTTTTCGCCTTTGTCAgatttaaaagtattaaatttAGGATAGCTACAGATTTTACATTCTCATTTtggattaaataaatatttataaattttttatataaaataatatacttacTTGTTTCATTCTTAAAacaaatctatatatatatatataatcttataaagttgacaaaagaaatcttataaataaccaaaaaatttACTTTGTAGATATACTATTGAATAAgtagataataaaaatagtaacTGTGAAAGATAAAAGGTAGTTATttacaaaaagaataaaaagattAAGTTTTTGAATGATTTCAGGTTTAATACACACTAGTTggacgggtatttattttatgttttagttttttaattataaatgatatatttgtaatatttaaatataaatttagattgaaattaacatttgtagttataataaaaattaaaagttaaaaaaaatattttgatataaattttaaattcctaattaaaataatatagagatgggtcataattttttccaattccaaaatcttaacattcttaataacaaataaaataatttataaatacataaaatatataaacatatttgaaattaaaataaatttgttaaaaaacaaatcttacaccattgttgtttatttctatagtttgacccgtggccgtataaatatttttctttcacttcaatttttttctttgttctaatgataatatctatatatatatatgtaaattaatatgtattacataattgttagtataacattttaaaacaaaatttttattattactttaaataattatattatgtgattttaatcgtctattatatcacagtgtatcatataaaaatctaatatttttaataattggacttatattataaagtgttatactaacaatttataaataaaatatttatattttatttatatgatatataaattgattttgatgtgtgatttttattttattttttattaataaatattgaaaaatattaaatgttaaaaaaaatctattaggaaatttattttggttaagattcattctattaaataaatctattatttaaattaggaaaagacattaaatacttaaatatatcatttaaataagaaaaagacaaaattctctactatctttgttaccaaacaaaatttaatttttttaaagactcatatccctattaccaaacaaaagcttaaaatacttctactttaataagatagatattctAAAACTGATAATCACAATTGTAAAAAAATCTTAccatctgaatttttttttgctatcttATTTCACCAAATCCCTTGAAAGTAACTTTGATGATTTTCACACACACTTGAGTTTAGAAGTTAGAGAAACAAGAAAAGGAACAGAGACAGTCAGTTCCGGTCTAAATGAAAATGAGATGGATAATAGCCAATGAGGCTGAGCCCAACAAAACTTGTAAATCTGCGATAGAGAGATAAATAGATAAACCCAAACTGAAACGAAAACCGAAACGTGGTTCACGAGTCACATAACCCAAACCGAATCTCACGTCACGGGAAGAAAGGTGGGGGTGGGGACatgtacatacatatatatacacggTAACGGGAGACTTGGCGCCTCCGTGAAATAACGTGTAGCTGTCCTCTTATCTTTTCCGTTAAAAGTAGACGACACCGCCGTTTATCGCCGTGGTCCATGGAATTCAACCAGAGGAAGACAAGACCCTGAGAGACGACATCTGctccttctcctctctctctctcaaaaatCTACCTCGATCTGACGATCCTCATAAACCCTAGATTTTGCCTCAGATTCTCGTTTGGAGATTGCGTAGTTTCTCGATCGGGTGCTCGATCGCGTCTCTGATTGGATTTGATCGGAATATTATTAGATTTAGGTTCAGAAAATCTGGAGAGAGGTAGGTAGAATTTGGCGAAGATGATGCAGAGACGGAGTCCTCCGAAGCATAGGCATGACGGAACTTCGCCGCTTCCATTGGGGATGGATTGGAGTCCTCCCCCACGCAAATGGGTTAGTTCTTAACTGCTACCAAAAATTCGAACTTTACTTATGTTCCTTGGGAGTAGCGTGCTATTTCTTCAGATTTTGGAACTTGAGAAAAAATGTGGATATTTTGCTAGTGAGTGTGAGTCCCGAGCTATTGGTATAGCTACTAGTCCAAGGGTAGAATCAACCACAAAAGGCTTTGCTTTAGGTCCCTTCTCCTAAGTAATTGGATATTCCCAACTTTTAGCTGAAGCTGCTGACTGAGAAATATCATTCTGTTCAATTGAGTTTCATATATGCATAAGGAGAAAggcaataatattttttttaatgttatttttgtgCAGAATGGTAGAGATACTGTTTGGCCTCATGACCCTCGAACTGGATGGAGTTATTGTGTTACGATACCCTCCTGGGTTGTCCTTCCTAAATCAAGAAATTCAGATCCTGTTGTGGTACTTCAAAATACTTTAATCTCCACTGTTTTATCTCTTTCAAGGGCATACTTTTCAGTGTTTACTCAACTGGTTATGTCAACCATATCCTCAAAGTCTCTGGATGAATAATCTTTATATTTGTTGCTTGTCCTTCATAAATTTTTTACTGGCGTGTGCCTTTTTTTATGCAGATGAAGAATTTTGTTGTTGTGCATGTGTTAAATTATTCCAATATTTAGTTGAGCTTTACTTACGTATGTAGTAACATTTTAGAGGAACAGTTTTACAGGGTTCAGATAAGTGTGCAATCCCCTGAAGGTGCGACTACAATGCGGGGAGTGTTGAGAAGATTTAATGATTTTCTAAAGCTATTGACGGATGTAAGAAATTGTTCTCTTTTATAATCTCCCTATTCaactctcttgtttttttttctcacttcTCAACGATATTGATTAACTGCAATGTGATTAACTGCGCATTCATGTCTTCCTTGCAGCTTAGAAGAGAATTTCCCAGAAAGACTTTTCCATCAGCTCCACCCAAAGGGCTGTTACGTATGAAAACTAGAGCACTGTTAGAAgaggtatatatattttcctgGGACTAACTGAATTAGGTCACTTATGTAACTACTGTTACTCTcattttcctctgtttttcccTAACCGCGTTCTTTAAACCCCGCCCGGCAAAGAGTAAGCACGAATACTGCAAATGTATAACTATGAGGAAAGCCATGTACTcagcataaaattatttatgtaaaaaaaatctgtttCGCAAGTGATAGCTGTCACCTTGTTGCAGAGAAGGTGCTCTCTTGAGGAGTGGATAATGAAGCTATTATCTGATATAGAATTCGCAAGAAGTGTCGTAGTTGCATCCTTTCTTGAACTGGAAGCTGCTGCTAGGTCTGGTATGATCTACAACAGTATGCTCTTAAGCTGTGCATTAGTAAATTCTGTTTCATGTCATAGGAGTCTAACGTGATGTTGAATTTCAGCATGCCAAGATGTCGATCAGAATGCTTCTGATGCCACTAGTGATAAAAATAGCTCAAGTTCGTCACCAATGGTTCACCCAAGTTTGAGCTTGTTTCAGACTGGCGGTGGTTCTTCTCTCACGTCTGACTATGGCAGCGATACTGCTTATGAAACGTCTGAGTTTGGATCTCCAAGTTTAGGACAGGATGATGTTTCTGAAATTGGTACCGAGGATCTAACTGTGGATGAAGAAGTAACAAATCCAATGGAGAAGCTCCTTAACTTAAGCATGTCCAACATTGACGAGGGACTTTCGATGAGCCAAACTATTCTAGATCAACTTGAAGACTTTCCCAAACATAAAGTCCGATCAAGATATGTCAATAACATCCCAGGGAAAGATGTGTATAATGGAAATGCTTCTAAAGGTGTACTTCTTGCTAATAATGGCTCACGACTTCTCTCTGAACCAGAGCCGTTAGCTCACTCAGTTATGCATGGTAGAAATCTTTCTTTTGAGAGTGCTGACGGGTTTTCTCTACACACCGGTGAGACATCAACATCTGGTCTCCTAAGCTCAAGCAGTGATAGCCACTTGGATATGCACCGAGGTGCTGGTGCATCGCTTGGAACTGGTATTGTTTGTAACCCGGAGAGGCAGGGTAGTGCACAAATAGTTCTTCCACTGGACCTGCGTAAGAAATTGAACAAGATTCTGTTAGCCACGAATGAGAGACTTGTCAATGCAAAAACAGATATGGAGGATCTTATAGCAAGACTAAATCAAGAGATAGCGGTCAAAGATTACCTGAACAAAAAGGTACGAGAAGAAAAGTAACGATGAACTtctcttttcatttttggtTATAAACATCTGTATCTTATCCTTTTTTCTTTGAAGCGAATGGTAGTGTTGTAATCTTGTTTTACTGGTCAGGTTAATGATCTAGAAGGGGAGCTTGAAACTACTAAGCAGAGAAGCAAAGAGAACTTGGAGCAAGCTATTATGACCGAGAGGGAAAGAGTTACTCAGATGCAGTGGGATATGCAAGAACTTAGACAAAAATCCTACGAGATGGAAATGAAGTTAAAATCGAGAGAGGTATGATTAGAAATAGTCCCATGTCTATTGAATTATCTCTGCAACCAAACTGGTTCGCACAGATCGTTCATAATTTCCCTATCTTTGAGAAGCACGCTGATTCAAATCATCATGACAGGATGGGAGCTCACATGCAGAACCTACAGAACAGTCAACTATTTCTGAGAGAAATGTTTTGTCAGAAGAATTAGATGCCCGAAAACAACAACTGGAAGATCTCTCCAGGCGATATGATGAACTAGAGGCAAAATCAAAAGCAGATATTAAAGTTCTTGTCAAAGAGGTTAAATCTCTGAGGCGTTCTCATGTGGAACTAGAAAAGGAGCTGACTCAATCTTTGACAGATAAAACTGAAGCCGAGGTAATTTCAGGCtcgtatattattatatatagtcTAATTTGGCAGGACCATAGGTTTGTGGTTTTTTACTTTGCATGTATGTAGACAAGAGAGATAACTGAACCTGGAACATGTTGCACTTTTCAGAAACTACTAGAACATGAGAGAAAACTACTTGAGAACACAGTATCGGCTAGAAAAAAGTTGCTTAGTGACTGCAGAATTCTCCACGACCGGCTTAAAGAGTACAACTTGAATTTGTCAACAGACGGAAACGGTAACTTCCTAGAGGTATCAGATGCTTTGCGTTTGCTGTCAGTATCTGATGATCAAATTGAGGAGGTATTGCTGCATCTCTGCTTTATCTACTTTTAAAATCACAAAGTTTCCCAAGTTAGTTTACCCAGTCACATCCATGGTTTCCTCTAGTAGGATTTGCTTTTCGCTGCGCCTTGACATATGCATCAGGATGAAGTTAATTTGTTAGGTTTTGGCTGCAGCATTGCTAAGAAAACTTTGCTTGTAGCAGTGGGTTTGCATTTTTACAAGTTTTAACAATGGTGGCCATTTTCAGGCTCAGCTGCTTGCGGGGTTTGATGAAGCTGCTCAAGACATTGATAAATCTCTCAGCATCGATAATGAAACAAGAATCATGGAGGACGAGCTAAGGAAGATATTAGCAGATATTTTTGTTGAGAATGCCAAATTGAGAAAACAGGTGAACTCTGCAATGCTTCGTGCTCTCCAGAAAGACGTAAAGACAACCGAAGATGTGCATGAGGAAAATGGCGACGAGAAAGAGGAGGCATCAACGGAAACACTGAACATATAGGGTACTGTAATCATATAATATTTGGCTTTGTCCCGAGACTAGAGAGTTTACAACGAGAAAtgccaatttttatttttattttttttatgaaaagacTGGTCGCTTTCTTTTACAAACGGTTGGTCTCTTGGAGAAGCAGAATTAGTTGGAGCTGTGTAATCAAATATATACAGAAACACGTGAACACCCCTTTTGATAAGTACATAAGGAAAAAACATTTGTATTGCGTATGTTTGTTGTATTATTGCATTGTATTGCATTATCAATCGTCGCAAAACCTTGTTCTTAAAATGTATTACAAGACGATTCAGTTCTTGGTTCGGCTTTCAGTTTTGGTTACATTTCAGAAAGAGAGGGAGGCTCGTATCTGCAGACACAGTCATATATGTTTCCCTTTATCAGCTTGTCAGCCAATCTCTGATTCTTAACCATTGCTAGCTGCAAAAAGTAAGAGAGGTTTCAGTCAAGAGTTTCAATAGTAATCTTAGAGTCAAAACCTGATGTTTCAAACCTTGAGAGACTCGCATTTGAATTGAGCGTTGAAGTTTGTGTGAAGAGCTCTTCCCATACCTTCCAAGATAACCTGCAAATCATCAAACACAATGAACAAAGCTTAtctcttttgtgtgtgttttaaagaGTTTTTTTCAAGTATAAACAGAGAAGATGTTTTTAGTGTATACAAGATCAGCGTCTTTGGCAGCAGCTGCAAGCTCGGAGCTGACTTGTCTGAGGTCAATGCAAGGACTTCCACATCCATTTTCAACAACCATCAATGGTGCTGAAGTTGAATCCTTCTTTGACCCATCTCCTGGATTTACCATCGCATCCACAAGTAAGCCTCCCATTTCTGCCGCTCTCCTCAGGATGTCACAGTGCTTAAAGAGTAAAGACAGAACAAAAGAGTTAG contains these protein-coding regions:
- the LOC108851323 gene encoding PX domain-containing protein EREL1 — its product is MMQRRSPPKHRHDGTSPLPLGMDWSPPPRKWNGRDTVWPHDPRTGWSYCVTIPSWVVLPKSRNSDPVVFYRVQISVQSPEGATTMRGVLRRFNDFLKLLTDLRREFPRKTFPSAPPKGLLRMKTRALLEERRCSLEEWIMKLLSDIEFARSVVVASFLELEAAARSACQDVDQNASDATSDKNSSSSSPMVHPSLSLFQTGGGSSLTSDYGSDTAYETSEFGSPSLGQDDVSEIGTEDLTVDEEVTNPMEKLLNLSMSNIDEGLSMSQTILDQLEDFPKHKVRSRYVNNIPGKDVYNGNASKGVLLANNGSRLLSEPEPLAHSVMHGRNLSFESADGFSLHTGETSTSGLLSSSSDSHLDMHRGAGASLGTGIVCNPERQGSAQIVLPLDLRKKLNKILLATNERLVNAKTDMEDLIARLNQEIAVKDYLNKKVNDLEGELETTKQRSKENLEQAIMTERERVTQMQWDMQELRQKSYEMEMKLKSREDGSSHAEPTEQSTISERNVLSEELDARKQQLEDLSRRYDELEAKSKADIKVLVKEVKSLRRSHVELEKELTQSLTDKTEAEKLLEHERKLLENTVSARKKLLSDCRILHDRLKEYNLNLSTDGNGNFLEVSDALRLLSVSDDQIEEAQLLAGFDEAAQDIDKSLSIDNETRIMEDELRKILADIFVENAKLRKQVNSAMLRALQKDVKTTEDVHEENGDEKEEASTETLNI
- the LOC130508777 gene encoding vesicle-associated membrane protein 711-like; translated protein: MAILYALVARGTVVLAEFSATSTNASTIAKQILEKVPGNNNDSNVSYSQDRYVFHVKRTDGLTVLCMAEETAGRRIPFAFLEDIHQRFVRTYGRAVHTAQAYAMNDEFSRVLSQQIEYYSNDPNADRINRIKGEMSQVRDVMIENIDKVLDRGERLELLVDKTANMQGNTFRFRKQARRFRSTVWWRNCKLTLLLILVLLVIIYIAVAFVCHGPLLPSCI